The DNA region AGACAGGCGGGGAACTGACCGGCGCTCCGCCTGCAAAGATAGATCCTACGCTCAGTCGGCTGGTCGATAACATTTCGGCGAGCTACTCGCTGGCGTACTCGCCCACGAACACGGCGAGAGACAGCAAACGCCGCCGCATTCGCGTGGAGCTCTCTCCCGAAATAGAAAAGCGAGAAGGCAAGATCGGACTGCTCACCCGGCGCAGCTACGTAATGGCCAAAGAAACCACGGCGAAGAAATGACTCGGTTACTTCGCGTCTTTGCGAGAAACTTTGCGTCCTTAGCGCGAAACCCATAATCCACGACTTCCGTAGCTTACTCTACGTTCAAGCCGTGGTCACGCCAGCCAACTATGTTGCGTCGTAGCCGGCAAACTCCTTCAAATAGGTGTTGCCCTTGTACTCCATCTCGGTGTGAATGCCGATCTTCGAAGTGTAGTACGCGCGCGCCGTCCGTGATTTCAGCTCTCTGAAAAACATCTCTTCAGGTTTCACCGGCCTCATTTCGTTCTGCGCGATGCGAGTCAGCAAAGCGATTCGCTGCTCCTCGGATGACTCCAGAAAAGACTTGCCGTGCATCTCTTGAGACAACTGCTCGATCAATTTCAACCCGTCGCGCCAGAGAGTTCTTGGGTTTTCTTCAAACGACTCCGACAATCTGAAGTCGATGTAACCGGCTACCAGAGCCGCTCGCGCGCCCGGCGAATGATCGTCGGCGGGAATGATCAACTCGGTCAACTCGTCAACCAGCGCAAATTCGTGCTTCGTGAAGAACAAAGGCGATTTGTCCTGCGAGGCTTGAGCGGCAGAGTCCACGCCGACGAGCGTCACCGCAATCGCCGCGCTCCCGCCCAGCTTGATCATCTCGCGGCGCGTGAGTTCGTCGTGTCCGTCAACGACGATCGAGTCAATCTGTTTGTTGTCTTCAGCCATCATAGATTCCCTTTCTTGAACTGGTCAGCCAGATAATCGCAGGATCTCCATGCCAGAGCCATAATCGTCCACGTTGGGTTCTGACACGAAGCGCTCACGTGGCTGCTGCCATCCACAACGAACAGGTTCTTCACGTCGTGCGATTGTTGAAACTGATTCAGCACCGACGTCCTTGGGTCAGTTCCCATGCGCGCAGTTCCCAGTTCGTGAATCGACCAGCCTTCGGTTAAGACCCTTCGGCTCAGATCGACGATCTCGAAGCCCGCTTCCGTGAACATCTCCTGAGCCGTGTACGTCATATCTTCAGCCATTTTCTTTTCGTTGTCGCCGAACTTGTAATGGAACCGCAGCACCGGAACTCCCCACTTGTCCTTCACAACGGGATCGAGGTCGACGTGGTTCTCGTACCGGGCAAGCACTTCTCCAAACGCTCCCATCGAGATGAACGCGCCTGCGTAGTCGCGCACCTTCGTCTTGTAGCTCGATCCAAATCCCGGCGTCGAAGTAGCATTGCCGGGGTACATCGATGAACCGGAGCTGCCTTCGAATCCGTAACCTCGAATGAAATTCGGATGGCGACCGCTGAGATTGCGAAACCGAGCGAGGTAGAACGATCCAGGCTTGCCGTCATCAAGAGTGTGCGGCTTGCCGACGAGGTCTTTCACCAGGCCGGTTATGTGCGATCCCATGAGGTGCTCGCAGAAGTTGTGGCCGACGTGCCCACTCGAATTGCCGATGCCGGTGGGATGTGCGTTCGACTTCGACAGCAGCATCAGCCGCGCAGACTCCAAAGTCGAAGCCGCGATCACCACGACCCTCGCCTTTGCTTCGTAGGACTTGCCCGTTTCGGAGTCTATGAAAGCAACGCCGCTCGCCTTGCCGGTTTTCTTGTCGACGATCACTTCGCGCGCGATCGAGTTGGTCCTGAGCGTGAGGTTGCCGGTGTCCATCGCAGGCAGGATCAATCCCGTTGGTGAATCGAAAGCCGCGTGGATGTCGCAGCCGCCCGCTCGCCGATTGCACGCGCCGCGGCCGAAGCACCTGCTGCGATACTTGTTATGCTTCAGCCCGTCGGTAGTCACGCCCGCTCGATAAGGCGTCAGCACGCGGTTCATCTTCTTCAAGCTCTGCCGCAGCTTGAGCTCGGCGTGAGCGAGCTTGATCGGGCGTTGAAAAATGCTGTCGGGAAGGTGCGGCAGGTTCTCCTTCACGCCGGAAATTCCCAGATAGAGATCGACTTTGTCGTAGTAAGGCGCGATGTCTTTGTACGAGATGGGCCAGTTCTCGCCGTAGCCGTCGTGACTCTTCGCTTTGAAGTCCAGGTCCGAGAGCCGCAACGCAAGCCTTCCCCAGATGTTCGTCTTGCCTCCCAGACATCGCGCGCGAACCCAGGCGTAGTTGGTTCCGGTGTACGGATGATCGCGCTCATCGACGACGATGTTCTTGCTGTAGTCCGAGCCTCCCCAGCCTTGCACGTACGAGTAGACGTGCGCGGACTTTGAGTCGGTGGCGTAAGGCGGTTGACGAATGTTGTATTCGTTCAACGAAAGCGCGTGAGAGTCGGGCGGCATTTCACCACGCCTCTTGTGCTCATAAGGCCACTCGGTCGATTTGAGTTCCTTATCGATGTCGAGCTTCTTCCCGGCTTCGAGCATCAGCACCTTCATTCCATGCAAAGTCAAAACGTGCGCCGCCATTCCGCCAGCCGCACCCGACCCGACAACGATCGCGTCGTAGGTCCTTTTCAGATCGACTTCGGCCGATGCTTCCCTGATCAAGCGGATGAGGTTCATAGTCCGTCCTTTCGAATCCGGTCTGCGGAATAACTACTCCCAATGATTCGTCGAGTCAATGCGACGCAACATTTTCCTGGCAGCGGCAATAGCGCGGGAATAGAATGATGATATGAAAAGATCACTTCGAACATCGCTCGCTTTCGGCCTCCTGTTAGTGTGTCTCCCGCACCTGGAAAGCTTCGGCTATCAAAAGGCCGGGAAGCGAGTTCAGACCCCAGCCGTCACCGGAACCTATAACTATGTGATCAACAGTTTGGAAGTCCTTGAACTGCCCGATCACAAGGTACGGATCAGCTTCGCCGGCTACTGGCCGAACACAAAGAAACGCGCGGAAACGCGTAATGTTGGTAGCTTCGACGAAACGGTCCCGCTTACCGGACGAACTGCGATTGTGAAGATCAAGTATGGACAGGATCCGTGTGTGATAAGGTTCGAGTTCCGCTCGAATAAAGTGATCGTCACACAAGAAGAATCAATACTCGGGTGCGGGTTTGGGTTCAATGTCGAGCCAGACGGAACATACCTGAAGACGAGCAGCAAGGCTCCTTCCCTTCCACCGCCCTAAGAATCTTGCTGCAACAAAGGACCAGTCACAATCTGAAGTATGATGGCTCAAGACACACAGGAGGTCCGCGATATGAAAAAGATCAGCACCGTCGTTTTTCTGGGTCTACTAACCGCAACAACGCTATCCGCTCAGGAAGCAAATAGCCGCGAGCCGCCTGAGTCACAACTCATCGAACGCGTGATCATACGCGGCAACCGGCGAATTCCAGCATCGACGATCAAGTCCTGGATCGCTACTCGGAAAGGCGATTCATATAGGGCGGACCAGCTTGATCGTGCACTCAGAGCTCTGTTTGTAACAGGGCATTTCTTCGATGTGAAGGTATACGCGGAGGACGGACTCCGCCGAGGTAAGATAGTCACTTTCGAAGTGCTGGAGCGGCCGCTCATTCAGGAGATCGCTTACGAAGGAATTGATCTGCCTACTCAGGCGGAAGTTCGTGAAGAATGGCGTAACCAGAAAATCGATTTATCCCAGGGCTCAGAATATGATCCTGTAAAGGTTAGGCGAGCCGCGGCCGTAATCAAGGATCTGCTGGTCAAGCGAGGCAATCAGCGAGCAAGGGTAAGCCCGCTGGTCGAGCAATCAACCGCCACCACTGTTTCAATCGTCTTCAAGATAGAAGAGTAAGCTGAAGTGACTGGAGTCCGAGCATTGGGATTCCTCCAGAGTCTCAAGTTGTTACTTTCTCAATCGAATGATATAAGATCGCTTTGGAGGTCACGATGTCCCTCGAACTGAAAGAACGCTACGTGATCGATGAAAGCGGCAGTCGAATCGCCGTGCTGCTCGATATTGAGGAGTATCAGAAGGTTCTGGACGCCCTGGAAGAACTCGAAGCGATAAGCGCCTACGACGAAGCCAAAGCCGAGCCAGATGAGGTCATAACCTTCGAGCAGGCGATTGCGGAGATCGAGAGCCAGCGCGATGAGCTATGACATCCTGATCTAAGACGGTGACAGTCCTGCACGTGGGTCACCGCCGTGACATCTACAAGTGACAGTCGGCGCACTACTGCTTCGGGAACTTTGGGTCCGCTTTGACTTCAAGCAACTGCTTCGTGTGACGCTCGCTGTGCGCGCCGATGAAGAGTATCCGCTCGTATGCGTCGATCTTCCCTAACTGCCCGCCGTCGACGACGTGCGCTCTCAGGTCGGGAGTGTTCTTGAGCAGCCCGACTGACTTCGCGCGGCTCTCCAGAAAGTGCTTCAGCGCGGCTTCGGGTGAGCCGAACTGGTTCTTCGGCCGCAACTGCTCGGGCGCCTGGAACTTCTTCGAGCGGTCCGGCACAACCGAAAGCACCGCATCGTCTGTCTTCTTAAAGTCGCGATCCGGAACAGGAGGAGCCGTCTTGATCTGGCCTTCGGCTATCTGTCGCAACAGGTCTTCGGTCACGGCGATGTGCTCCACCACTTGTGCGACTGACCATTTGAAAGGCGAGGGCTTGAAGTTCCACTGCGCCTCGGACAGCCCGCGGGTCGCGTCTACTATGTTCTTCTTAGTGGTCTCCAGATACTGAAGCGCACGGTCGAGGTCGGCTTGCGACAGCGTCTGCGCCTCCGCGCCACCGAGGACTACCAACAACGCTGCCAGGCTTGAGCCGATTAGTTTCTTCATGACTTTTGTCCTTTCGTTTTGTGTTCTCGTCGCGTCGCTCTACAACGGAGGCGCGGCAAGGAAGTTGACCATACATTACCTAAAGAAATCAGTTCCGCGAATGAGTTTGACGGGACAATAATACTGGATCGCTTTGAAATCATCCCAGTCGTTCGTCACTAACGTCGCGCCGGCGCGGCGCGAACTCACGGCTATCAGTGCGTCCAGGAACATTCGCTGGCTCGCACCGGAAACCAACCTGGGCGCTTTCCCACCGGCCTTTTTCTTACGGCCTCGCGAGAGCCAATTGAGAACCCGACTCGCGGTGAGCCAGTCGTCGGCCGTGGGCACGATCAGAGCGTCGTGCTTCAAAGCGTCGCGTCGAACTGCTTCGTAGGCTTTCCGCGTAGAGTCATCTACGGAACCGGAGGTCAATTCGGCGATCACTACCGCTGACAGCAAAAGATTGGGCGGCAGCTCTCTAACCTTGTACGCGATGATCACGGACGTGTCGAAAGTGTAGACGGGCATCAGGAGCTTTTCGGATGATGAGCCTCGTAAGTCAAACGGAAGGCTTTCAGGATCAGCTTGCGCGTCTTCTCTGGAAGCTCCGGCGCGGGTTGTTTGCGCCGCTTGGGTCGCCGCTTTGCCGGTTGCCCGTTCTTCTTTGCTGGCGTTTCCCGGTTCATGCCATTTCCCCTTCTCGTTCTAATCGGAGATTACTATACCATATCAGCGTCTGCATCCGGGAAAGCAAGCGGCCAGCCTTCACCATAGAGACCGAGGATCGCAGAACGCACACAGAGAAGACTCAAGATGCTCTGCGCTGTCCCCGCGTCTCTGCCGGTAAGCAAGCTTCGTCATCGAGCAGCCGGCGATTTCAACCTACTTCTCATCAAGCTTCCTTCCCGCATTCAAGCTGTCGAAATTCAAAATCGCATTGAACACCAGGAAGTAGCTCCCCTGCGTTTCGCCGCGCCAGATCGGGTTGTTCGAGAACACCACCACGTGACCGTTGCCCAGCGGTACATCTATCACTGCCGGGTGTTGAGCTATCTCGGCCCCGCCATCCAACAGGCCGGAGACGAGCAAGTCTCGGGCATCGCCGTAGCGCAACACAACTCGCGGGCGATACTGAGGCGGAATCACGTTGATGCCGTTGCGGCGTTGCTCGTCCGTTACCGGAAACGCTTGCCAGGTTTCCGGGCGAGGTTCTTCGGGCGCCTCGACGGGGGCCCTGCCTTGAGGCGTGTCAGGATCGTCAGCCGAGCCGCGCCCGGTTGCCCGCTCGCGATCTTCAGGCAAGCGGCGGCGGCCGCGGCCTCCGCCAACCATGTTACTCACGTTGAAGATCGGGCCATCGTACGAGTAGATCGAAAGAGCTTCGCCGTAGCCGTAAGCGATCGGGCTCGCCGAGTCGACGAACTTCGACCGCAAGATGCTGCCGGTGACTTTCAATTTCTGCGCGGGCGTAATCGAAACGCCGGGAGTGAATCCCAGCGTGACTG from Acidobacteriota bacterium includes:
- a CDS encoding DinB family protein, translated to MKKLIGSSLAALLVVLGGAEAQTLSQADLDRALQYLETTKKNIVDATRGLSEAQWNFKPSPFKWSVAQVVEHIAVTEDLLRQIAEGQIKTAPPVPDRDFKKTDDAVLSVVPDRSKKFQAPEQLRPKNQFGSPEAALKHFLESRAKSVGLLKNTPDLRAHVVDGGQLGKIDAYERILFIGAHSERHTKQLLEVKADPKFPKQ
- a CDS encoding PIN domain-containing protein yields the protein MPVYTFDTSVIIAYKVRELPPNLLLSAVVIAELTSGSVDDSTRKAYEAVRRDALKHDALIVPTADDWLTASRVLNWLSRGRKKKAGGKAPRLVSGASQRMFLDALIAVSSRRAGATLVTNDWDDFKAIQYYCPVKLIRGTDFFR
- a CDS encoding GMC family oxidoreductase, with the protein product MNLIRLIREASAEVDLKRTYDAIVVGSGAAGGMAAHVLTLHGMKVLMLEAGKKLDIDKELKSTEWPYEHKRRGEMPPDSHALSLNEYNIRQPPYATDSKSAHVYSYVQGWGGSDYSKNIVVDERDHPYTGTNYAWVRARCLGGKTNIWGRLALRLSDLDFKAKSHDGYGENWPISYKDIAPYYDKVDLYLGISGVKENLPHLPDSIFQRPIKLAHAELKLRQSLKKMNRVLTPYRAGVTTDGLKHNKYRSRCFGRGACNRRAGGCDIHAAFDSPTGLILPAMDTGNLTLRTNSIAREVIVDKKTGKASGVAFIDSETGKSYEAKARVVVIAASTLESARLMLLSKSNAHPTGIGNSSGHVGHNFCEHLMGSHITGLVKDLVGKPHTLDDGKPGSFYLARFRNLSGRHPNFIRGYGFEGSSGSSMYPGNATSTPGFGSSYKTKVRDYAGAFISMGAFGEVLARYENHVDLDPVVKDKWGVPVLRFHYKFGDNEKKMAEDMTYTAQEMFTEAGFEIVDLSRRVLTEGWSIHELGTARMGTDPRTSVLNQFQQSHDVKNLFVVDGSSHVSASCQNPTWTIMALAWRSCDYLADQFKKGNL
- a CDS encoding POTRA domain-containing protein, with translation MKKISTVVFLGLLTATTLSAQEANSREPPESQLIERVIIRGNRRIPASTIKSWIATRKGDSYRADQLDRALRALFVTGHFFDVKVYAEDGLRRGKIVTFEVLERPLIQEIAYEGIDLPTQAEVREEWRNQKIDLSQGSEYDPVKVRRAAAVIKDLLVKRGNQRARVSPLVEQSTATTVSIVFKIEE
- a CDS encoding gluconate 2-dehydrogenase subunit 3 family protein, producing MAEDNKQIDSIVVDGHDELTRREMIKLGGSAAIAVTLVGVDSAAQASQDKSPLFFTKHEFALVDELTELIIPADDHSPGARAALVAGYIDFRLSESFEENPRTLWRDGLKLIEQLSQEMHGKSFLESSEEQRIALLTRIAQNEMRPVKPEEMFFRELKSRTARAYYTSKIGIHTEMEYKGNTYLKEFAGYDAT